Proteins encoded together in one Sulfuricurvum sp. window:
- a CDS encoding tetratricopeptide repeat protein produces MNNKIVKISFPKIVVFCIWISIANLFANDISDSESFSALLKGDMKNAIPYLTKSCNNGTGPLSCDALAGCYRNGNGIEKDANKAIKLYQSACEKNYGPSCYALAAMYVNGEGVNVDYTYAGQLFEKSCAQEFPPACQIVEKIKKINQDNAQ; encoded by the coding sequence ATGAATAATAAAATTGTAAAAATTAGCTTTCCAAAAATAGTTGTTTTCTGTATTTGGATATCTATTGCCAATCTATTTGCCAATGATATTAGCGATAGTGAATCATTCTCAGCATTGTTGAAAGGTGATATGAAAAATGCTATTCCTTATCTGACTAAATCTTGTAACAATGGTACAGGACCACTATCATGTGATGCATTGGCCGGATGTTATCGAAACGGTAACGGTATTGAAAAAGATGCCAATAAAGCTATCAAACTTTACCAATCTGCCTGCGAAAAAAATTATGGACCAAGTTGCTATGCTCTGGCAGCAATGTATGTAAACGGAGAGGGTGTCAATGTCGATTATACATACGCGGGACAACTATTTGAAAAATCATGTGCTCAAGAATTTCCACCTGCATGTCAGATTGTAGAAAAAATAAAAAAAATTAACCAAGATAATGCTCAGTAA